A window of Gossypium hirsutum isolate 1008001.06 chromosome D13, Gossypium_hirsutum_v2.1, whole genome shotgun sequence genomic DNA:
TTTTAAGGGAAACTTACCGAATTCTTCCCCAAATTGATGTTAAGAGCACAAACTTTCTCCTCGCCTTTACCAATTTGACCGTCTCCCACCTCTCAAGCTTCTTaatatgaagaaacaactatTTAATATGCCAAATCCATGGCCTCTCCCTCCATGCAACTGACCTCCCTTTTTATTCCATCCATTCGGAccagcaaaagaaaagaaaagtacagacaaagaaaaatatattatagaagaaaacatgaagttttccccttcctttcaCCACCGATTTCCCTTCTCACGGTAAGgaaaagaaattttaaagaatttccTTCTCCCCTTTTATCCCCTTGAGTTTCGGCGTTTTTGGAgaagatggagagaaaaaagaaaaaaaaaatgttaaagacATATTTAAGTCATAAACGGCCACTATAGACGTAACTAATTATATAatggtttattttttaaataaatcccttagttatatttatcttttaatttaataacaatcacacttttactacctAGGCAATTCAGTCCCCGTACTTAAATTGTgcattaaataaacaaaattatctaaccaaaatttaattcacctacaacgtaactctgtaaatatttaataataatatttacgacaTCAATTTACAAAAATCAAGTATCAAAACTGAATTTtctgtaaatataaattaaaactaaactaCAAAGTAATCATCATACTATTCATATCGAGCTTATTCCGGTCCTCTCTGTTGAAGGAGTGAAAATTCGTAAAACATTCCTTCTTCCGTGAACCAACACAgaagaatcaaagaaaaaaaaacaaccatcCTTGGATCTTTCTATTATCAATTAGACAAACAGAAACCATATAATGGGATAAAATATGCATCATAAATGAGTTCTACGCAAGGTTCCACAAAACCGAGATAATTTTGAGACTATGACGCATGACAGCAACAGAATGTCGATCGAAGAATACATCTACCTGAACAGACTTCTGAAATCTACCTAGAATTCAAGCTCAACCTAAGCagtttttaaaatcatatttcatAGCTATCTTTGaaaccaaaatttcataacaatgcACTCACTAATGAAACTAATAAAGATCTGTAAACCGAGACAATTAGAGACAATGAAGTATCACAGCAACAAAATGTAGATCTATGAAGACATTAACTCAAGATAACCCAGAATTCAAGTTCAACCTAAGCAGTTACTATATCATATTTCATCACAATGCACTTTTGCAAACGATAAACATTAAGGCTTACCTAGCTGAGGCAGCCCTCTGTTAATGGAAATCAAAGGTATACACATGTCCCGTTGGAGCCACTACTGCTCTCGGATTCAAGAACCAAACAACCAGGAACTACTTCCAAGTACATAATCACAAAGCTAATATCCGCAATATAAAGAATCTAAGTCCTATGACTTAGAACCAAAGTCCATAACTCCGGTGTGAGCTAATAGGTAAACGAATCCACCTTTGTTGCTCAAAATTATGGAACCAAATGGCTTCCCGATCcaatttgaatgtttaaatacACCGACACGATTTTGAAGAACCAAATTCTCGCACACTTTAACAGCTTTCATAGTATCATGCCTCTCATTTACAATAATCAAATCTCCATCTCTAATGTAGCGATTGAAAGATATCTTCATTGAGGAATCCATAAGCAATATCCTTAAAATACGAAAAACACATTCAATTGAGTACACAGACGATGTTGGACTAATATGCAATTTTTGTACCAAAATTTACTCcacaaaatgaaaatatttaccaCATATCCAAAGTTCCATTAAGAATAAACTATCACCTAGAATACCAGGAAGACCAAaattcattaatatatatatgcatataaataggAAAAGGGCATCAACATTGTCAATGGAGATACCCATTATATTTGTAGTTTCTAAATGTCACTTTCTCAATACAGGAAAATTCTCAGGACAtgtatcattcttgtgatttcatGCCAGGCCAGCTCCACTAAATCTCTAAACTTGTATCTACAATAATTATGCTGGAGAAGTACTCACATGCATCTCCAATTATGCACCTACCAGCCATCAAGTTGAATTTTTATCGGTACTGCCTTCTTGCTGTGCTTTAGAAGAATCTTCCTTTTCCTCCATGACCTGCTGGATACCTTCTTGAATACCTCAAACgcaattatgaaataaaaacacaACACGATCATGATACCCTTAAAACACAAGTATAACAAAAACAAATCACGGCCATAAACATCATGGAAAGTTGGAGAGAAATGGATGTCAATGATGTAATATCAAACTAAATGAATTTTATAAGATCCAATACAAATTTGTCATCACACAGgattaaaagagagaaaaaaactgATCATTTCATCATCCAATTTTAAACATTTGAGAAAGGTATAGGTTTTCTATCTGGCCATGATTCTATTTTCTCAAAGCACTTGACAGGTACCACCCCATCAAAACCCTCAGTCAATATCACTTTGTTGTCTGAAATGTAAAGCTTCATGCCTTCTGCAGTCATCAAGAAAACAAGCAAAGGCAACTTAAGAACCGTAGTTTGGCAAGAACAGATCAATATATGTTCGGCCACGACTCTtaaagaaaagtgagaaagacATGACTTGCAGTTCTTGCTTCGGTTCATAGAATCATCACTGGACTGAAACTTGAAAGAAGCAAGCATGCTTACCTTCCAAAGCTTTTCTAACATCAAGATAGATCAAAACGGTAACATCTCGTCCCATACCTGAAGAGGGTAAAAGATACAAATCATCATAAGCCCTCTACAGCATTTAGATTCACTAAAACTCAATTTATGCCGATTAGTGCTTGTCATTTTCCATTATCGCTTAAAATTCACGTTATATATCAGTATCTTAGTAATCCCCTTTCATAATCTTTAGCATGAATCCTATGGTGAAATGCAGATAACAAGCATAATAACACCGGCACCACTAAGCAGTTTGACACGTATACAGAGCTAGCATATTGAAAATAAAGAGTAAAATGAAGGAGTTCGTATGTCAAAGTTCGTATGCAATCTTTTCATGCGCTTCAAACCCGACTCCAAAATTGATTCCAAATTCCTCTTATAGGTTCCATGTACGCAAACTATCATCTCAAGGAAAATCAAGAGGATTATGCAAAATAAAATGCATAAAGGAAGTCCATAAATCTAAGAGACATGATGTTCTTACATTACACTTCATCAGCTGAAAGGATTTGTTTCAATAATCTTTTAGACTCAACTGTCTGCCAACGTGACATACAATATCTTCCTTAGAAGTGCATAGACATAAATAAAAATGCTCAAAACAACATaaagaaattgataaattttaagaaagaTTCATCACCATGACGGTGTGGCCTTGGTTTGCACGAATCAGAAGCTCCCCATTTTCCTCAAGAAGGCTAAAACGTTGCTTATTATCTTTTCTGACAGCCTACAaccaataaacataaaaatcatgaaatttctTTTGGCTGCAAAATGAATATTTTCCTTCTCATGATTGTTTATACACCAACATTTTGGAGACCAAGAACTGGTAACAGCTCAAAGATAGCTTATAAGTAAACAACAAATAGTTTTTAAAGAagcaattttcatcaaattaaaacattctatcaattctttttatttatttattttatatacgattaaatttattttattcattagttttttttttttgcttttttaggACACGAACTCTGCGACATATGGTTActgaattgaatttgaatatgCGAAGTGATGGATATGAGAGCATTTGCTAATATCCCTTTAAGGTCACCAACTGTTGATGATATCAAAGTGGTAGAATTTGTAACATCATTTCTTGTCTTTGTTCACTGTTGAATCTTGAGAATCCTTTCCTATTTTGATTGAAATTTTCTATCATTCTGATTTAGTTTCATATTTATGCtgtttatttgatcagttgattATTATTAATTCTACTTTGTGTTTGCGTTTTCCTTTCTGATTTAGTTTCATATTTATGCTGTTTATTTGATCAGTTGGTTATTATTAGGAATTTCTAAAAAGGAagacctaaatttaaaaaaatactccGCCTAtccaataattaataatatacatgtgCCATCGAAACAGTATAAGTTTCTTGGCAATTCCATCGAAAGAAGCTAAACATATGTCACAATAGCAACCAATAGAAAATAACAAATCAACAAGAAAAATGCTTAGAAATACAATGTAACAGACAGTGAACGGAAAAAAGGAAGCGAGAAAGAACAAGTGCATCTGCATGTATGTGGCATTGGGAGGAGAATGCACCATGCATCACAACAAGTAATAGCTCCAATACAACAATAGGAAGGGATATGTTATGTTAGATGGTAACGCCAAAAAGAATACCAGATCATTGGCAGAACAAAAAGATGAGCAAGACATGTAGAGGTTCCAATGTCACAACAAAATTGGAAAGGAGACCAAATTGTTATCGCACTTAACAGCAAGTTGCAAGAAGTATGGCATGTTTAGGTCACCCAACCCTGATACACGAGCACTGGAAGAACTGACACAACCATTTCAAATTAGAGGTTATTACTCCAAACAGAGTAACAGAAGACACACTTCAGCATATTGTATTTTGAGTTTTTGACACCAATAAATGTGATAAACGCAAAGAAATGCCAACAAGTAATGCCCCATGTTAATAAATTGTAGATCCACCTAAACTAGTAGAATTTATACTACAATAATAGGGAATCGGAGACATCTTGTACTTGGAAGAGGATGCAGATACATCTATATCTATTTCCAACTCCATTTATACCTGAAGGAGCCGTCTATACTGCCCGCTACCATAACTTCTGTTTCCATTTGACCCTCTAGTGTCTGGACATCAACTTGTCTGCTCCAAAGCACTATAACGTatatttcttaataaattttcatCTGTTGCACCATATCTCCAAACCTGAAACAAATCTGAAATACTGTAAAATACAATAATGAAGACTAACTGATTATCAGTAAGAAATTTGGGAATAAAACTCTAATTTAAAGAAGGACAAATATAGCAAAAGAGATATGCGTGAGTATTACAAACAACATAAATTCATCAAATTTTGAGTCATCTCTTCcattaattagtttattattgTCGCCTCCAGCAGCAAAATCGAAATAATAAAACAATGATTAAGAGGAAGAGATCGATGTGGTGATTACAATTGACTCCAAGCAATTCAACTCTAGTCCATAGGTTTCCCAAAAGAGAACGAAACATTATCTCCCCCAAAAGACAGAGATTTGGGAGTTGAGTTGTAgcttatatttttagaaaaatttaaagaaaacccaTCACCAAAAACCCTTCTAAAACAAAATTTGATTATTGCAAGAACAGAAACCAAAcgaaattaaacttgaaaagaaaaatctGCTAACCTGAAAGTGTAACGCTGTGATAAAAGAAGCAACTTTGAACGCATATGCAGAGAAAGTGTGAAGGAGATTTTAGGAagaattttctttatttctattcGGCCATGATCGGAATGGCCATTCAAAGCATTCAGCACTGAATCCCTATTACGCATTTGAGGGAACCAACCAAACAAAAGCATTGATACTCTTCCAAGAATAAAGAGGGAACCAACCAAACGTGGCCTGATTCTTTTAATCTGAAAACCGAAAACCATGACAAAAGCTAacttaaaatattagtaaaacgAAGCATATATCTGAAACTATAGATAGAGACGTATAAAAAATAAAGGGgcattgtttttttattattatttattttcaaaagaataaatttttgaaattgtttctGTTTTTTAAATACCAGTAATATTGGTGTTTGCATTTATTGTTTATTGGTATTTGGGGCTATTTTAAAGTTACTGTTGGGTTCCATAGAAATTGGGTATCAGCACCGCTTATACAGctgtctataacataaaagcaaACATAAACAAGGGGATATCCCGGGAATGGGATATACCTAAGCCGGGGTATCCTTCAAAAGGATATCCCTAGGACATCCCTTGCTGGAATAAGTACGACAGGTATTCCGGTCCAAACACTAAAAAAATCTGAACCGGATGCCAAAACAGCTGAACCGGGCACTAAAAATAACGAACCGGGACGGGTTATGATGGAAATATTCTTGGAATAGCCTATCCCGGATCAATATATGACGGGATATCCCCGGAGTAGAATAAGAATGAAAATTAACCCAGTATTACAGTGAAGATATGTTTCTAACAACTATATAAGTATCTAGCTTAAAACCCTAACTGATTAGtagaaaataaatggaaatattttattgtttccttccctttatcgtcTCCTCATAAACAGGACTCAAAGATTTGCAAGAAAATGTCCTTAAATACAGAAAACAAACaatcgaaaaaaaataaaacacataacaGGCGATAAACTATCAAAAAAATGACATCACAAGATTTAAAAAGACGAATATAAGCAGTGTTTCATAAGGCCGAACACCAAAACGAGTAATAAAAACACGctgaaaaatcaaaaaagaagCATAAATCTGAAAACTAAAACAGGGATGAAAACCACAATACCCACAGAAATAAAAGAAGATAAGCATAGGTCTGAAACTAAAAAAGACGTGAAAAGAAAAAGTTAGTAGAAGTGAAAATCATACCTGAAATTGCAATCCGATGAAGAAGGGAATTTCAATGTCCTGCTATAGTAAAGAAAGGGAGGAAgagaataaataaaaacaaaagaaaaagaaggtaaAAAACAGAATAAACGGAGACAGAGTGGACACAATTTACAGGAGAAAGAAGGGTCTCTCATCAAGAATTTACATATTGATAAAATCGTAGCTTACCCCTAAGATCATGTTCGATATAATAGAGCTTCTATTAACTATCAAGTCATTACTGGAATCCTTGTCAAAAAGATCTGAGAATAGAAGGAGGTAGAGAGACGCCCATGCTGCAATTAAAGCATGGAAAGTTGAAAATCCCCTGTACAAGATAAGGCTATGTAGATCAATGTTGCAAAGAAATTTAGGAAAGTTatattttgaacaattttttatacaagaaaaaggaaaagaagaaaagaacataGG
This region includes:
- the LOC107935520 gene encoding uncharacterized protein isoform X1, whose amino-acid sequence is MQMQEVKMPKIVLRVLLGLVGGGKIWFSIAIDSNEGFSFVDVGHSYQPKIGLDMSLIQFRLTLSFSTSSMANLPSFSTEEFYWLASFFWGHHHLQTTWASLYLLLFSDLFDKDSSNDLIVNRSSIISNMILGQDIEIPFFIGLQFQIKRIRPRLVGSLFILGRVSMLLFGWFPQMRNRDSVLNALNGHSDHGRIEIKKILPKISFTLSLHMRSKLLLLSQRYTFRFGDMVQQMKIY
- the LOC107935520 gene encoding uncharacterized protein isoform X2, with translation MQMQEVKMPKIVLRVLLGLVGGGKIWFSIAIDSNEGFSFVDVGHSYQPKIGLDMSLIQFRLTLSFSTSSMANLPSFSTEEFYWLASFFWGHHHLQTTWASLYLLLFSDLFDKDSSNDLIVNRSSIISNMILGQDIEIPFFIGLQFQIKRIRPRLVGSLFILGRVSMLLFGWFPQMRNRDSVLNALNGHSDHGRIEIKKILPKISFTLSLHMRSKLLLLSQRYTFRFVSGLEIWCNR